In Flavobacteriales bacterium, a single window of DNA contains:
- the rpsO gene encoding 30S ribosomal protein S15: MHLDKEVKKDFFKKYGKDEADSGSPEAQIALFTHKIEHLTKHLKSNKKDVFTQRSLVLLVGKRRKLLNYLTSKDIERYRAIVKQLKLRK, encoded by the coding sequence ATGCATCTAGATAAAGAAGTAAAAAAAGACTTTTTCAAAAAATATGGAAAAGATGAAGCAGATTCGGGTTCGCCAGAGGCGCAGATCGCTCTATTTACACACAAAATCGAACACCTTACCAAACACCTTAAATCCAATAAAAAGGATGTCTTCACGCAAAGATCACTAGTACTCCTAGTTGGCAAGAGAAGAAAATTACTTAACTACCTAACAAGCAAAGACATCGAAAGATATCGAGCTATCGTTAAGCAGTTAAAACTAAGGAAGTAA